In one window of Aphidius gifuensis isolate YNYX2018 linkage group LG4, ASM1490517v1, whole genome shotgun sequence DNA:
- the LOC122854789 gene encoding papilin isoform X6, whose product MTTTNNSTWSLMLLLLVAVSQLTNVTARHNHVKLRHERHRRQHAEGYLPSNFVTDTEETETGLWGPWSVPSSCSRSCGGGVAHQTRRCLDVDDNGYDRCSGPKRRFYSCNIQPCQNNTIDFRAEQCAEFNAVPFEGVVYDWIPYTGGPNKCELNCMPKGERFFYRHKLTVIDGTPCEIEKNDVCVEGKCMSVGCDLMLGSNAKEDACRECDGDGSKCTTAKGLFDTDDLQVGYIDILFIPEGATNIAVKEIEPSNNYLAIRSTTGQYYLNGNWRIDFPRSLRFAGTIFHYSRVPQGFSAPDTITAKGPTTEAIYIVLLYQDRNVGVDYEYSVPKKNSFGNPENYTWTHDEFSECSVTCGGGYQSRHVNCVRRRDNETVDENLCDPQSAPDNTQACNTEACPPEWFEGEWSSCSKQCGEDGEQTRTIKCEQIVAGGMPTIIDDSICIDKFGPKNKTTQECNRNVQCPTWHLGPWKPCDRLCGKGKKTRKVTCFRKNEAGKIEVLNDSECDGEVPESESSCELRPCAGLDWVTSEWSGCDDKCGLTQETRTAHCATNDGTTYPSDKCDANNKPELTRTCEKSKGCEYQWYAAQWSECSAKCGSGVQTRKVFCASFEDDLTLKKVENEKCKVEQRYNDTQECEADVAECKGEWFAGPWSKCSKLCGGGDMTRKVICMKDNMTVPTSNCDADTIMFGSEECNKHPCSEDDVIPVEVGKPDIPSDKEDDCLEYEDEDFVTFASSLGTDGSELAEGISSLSPFETTAFFMDNTMMSDAAVRGDTPPVELENNSGSGGLEDSTAYDDLLSSITGLIEGSGSSTDNTMTETTDNSVSHETTNLNESTSPSESTESSASTEKSDSTESSASTEKSESTETSGSTVTSDSTESSVSSETSDSTESSVSTESSKSSDVSQDTTVSISSTESSTDQSSSGSSESTENTSTFSSTEVSETASTDSSTSSSTSSETTSESLDSSSPITSSSETPSTDTTITESTISTSESTETTIISSTDTSTTETGSTETSSTVTSVTEDGSSTTMVSETSTDVGSTTLFSISTSDENSSTVQDTTTQEISTEQTTAEATSLSSVSSSEESSTNEISTSEISSTDISSTIGATSELPATSDSSTSVSSEESTVSGATTETGLTTESGMTTETGMTSESGMTTETGSTTENGSTTESDAMTEVSTVDMSTGSTETAETGMSTESITTDVSTISSSTSEDEDNTDKSSIFDLFTTVSSVDQALKKEQKMRKCKVRKAKKSCLSSEFNCCYDGITPAQGPFGKGCPTPETCAETQYGCCPDGVSVPTGPKNEGCPSQLCAETLFGCCQDGTTPAEGNDFEGCKKPCNETECGCCPDKETPAINANGCCDVSKDSCCPGVTKNATVINEEGSGEDSTDEAWTEVTNEYETTTMTGIEEDCANTTHGCCPDGHKAATGKNFEGCGVINTDNCTASYFGCCPDNTTAALGSNKEGCHGDCISSPHGCCQDKFTPAHGPNGEGCCLTYPHGCCPDNILPARGPEFYGCGCEYTRFGCCPDNSTAARGPENEGCGCKYTTHGCCPNRFTPANGPNFEGCPCYTYQFGCCPDGVTIAKGPHSQGCGCENTEFKCCSDGRTPATGPNFAGCNCDASKYGCCLDGIEEAQSDNFDGCLAVPTNPGAACALTTDRGSCRNFTVQWFYDTEYGGCSRFWYGGCEGNDNRFKSQEECKEICVEPKGRDACYLPKSTGPCEGYNPTWYYDSDRKQCGQFIYGGCLGNANKFKTRDECEQLCTVSDNVDPCEQEKESGPCQGNFTRWYFNKDSKHCEQFRYGGCKGNNNNFLTESSCHQKCLQPGHSRDSCSLPRAEGNCTEKKSKWYYDQSENRCMPFYYTGCGGNSNNFESREACETDCPPKIEQDTCLLPALLGECHNYTQRWYYDSYEQRCRQFYYGGCNGNGNNFVNEEDCLQRCSSPSVPAPRPTQEFSPAMCFLPDERGPCNEEQTKWFYDSREGICKQFTYGGCASNGNKFESREECEYRCDEVQDVCTMPKIVGPCSGSVVSYYYDRRSDTCEEFEYSGCSGNRNRFEDRTSCESKCKKHLSPPQVQATESPHIVQVVPSSPICSAPADAGPCNNEVTAYYYDSRASKCQAFIYGGCEGNANRFQTEEQCERLCGIFQGKDVCNLPAEAGPCRGVFPKYYYDRNSRSCRQFLYGGCDGNANRFSTLPECESVCIHREEPAPTGNNTVLSHLEICRESVDIGSCESGSYKRFYFNENRQTCMAFVYTGCGGNRNRFKTFESCMHTCYKTSNEIDVSSNTETKDKCSEAKDECDLIHCPYGKEAFVDDQDCERCRCVDPCRNIQCSSDSRCSIVPIATGDGTTEYQGICRSTMKPGNCPVVSNSTRCEEECRSDADCSEDRKCCNNGCGTSCLEPASTEVPVTYPPVHNDTAPSYGAEPATIKKPENPLVRGEEGGFVTMLCIVTGNPRPSIIWQKDTELINSAEKRRRILPDGSLQIINLYSHDRGIYICIADNGLAQPDKCEYELEVTVPVAVNVTSSGNEYPVGSEINIGCSVDGYPIPKVLWYKDGDIIRTDGRITISESNRLVITNASYNDTGKYNCEATNEFSSASDTIDINVAGIYIHPDCQDNSFFAKCDLIVKAKYCQHKYYAKFCCRSCTEARQLPVSGNHLK is encoded by the exons CCATGCCAAAATAATACGATAGACTTTCGTGCTGAACAGTGTGCTGAATTTAATGCAGTACCATTTGAAGGTGTAGTTTACGA ctGGATACCGTACACAGGTGGACCAAACAAATGTGAGCTAAATTGTATGCCTAAAGGCGAACGTTTTTTCTACAGACATAAACTCACTGTGATTGACGGTACACCatgtgaaattgaaaaaaacgaTGTTTGTGTTGAAGGAAAATGTATG TCGGTTGGATGTGATCTTATGCTTGGAAGTAATGCAAAAGAAGATGCTTGTAGAGAATGTGATGGTGATGGATCTAAATGCACCACTGCGAAAGGTCTTTTTGATACAGATGATTTGCAAGTTg GTTACATTGATATACTTTTTATACCTGAGGGAGCTACAAATATAGCCGTCAAAGAAATTGAACCATCTAATAATTATcttg CAATTCGTAGCACGACAGGCCAATATTATCTAAATGGAAACTGGAGAATAGACTTTCCAAGGAGTTTAAGATTCGCTGGAACAATATTCCATTATTCAAGAGTTCCACAGGGTTTCTCAGCTCCAGACACGATAACTGCTAAAGGACCGACGACCGAAGCAATTTACATTGTC cTTCTTTATCAAGATCGAAATGTTGGTGTTGATTACGAGTATAgtgtgccaaaaaaaaattcatttggaaACCCAGAAAATTATACATGGACACATGATGAATTTTCAGAATGCAGTGTAACTTGTGGTGgag GATATCAATCGAGACATGTAAATTGTGTACGACGTCGTGACAATGAAACAGTTGATGAAAATCTTTGTGATCCACAATCTGCCCCAGATAATACACAAGCATGTAACACAGAAGCATGTCCACCAGAATGGTTTGAAGGTGAATGGAGCTCATGCAGTAAACAATGTGGTGAAGACGGTGAACAAACAAGAACTATAAAATGTGAACAGATTGTCGCTGGTGGAATGCCAACAATCATTGATGATTCAATATGCATTGATAAATTTGGACCTAAGAATAAGACAACTCAAGAATGTAATCGAAATGTTCAATGTCCCACGTGGCATTTGGGGCCATGGAAACCG tgtgaTCGATTGTGTggtaaaggaaaaaaaacaagaaaagtCACTTGCTTTAGAAAAAATGAAGCTGGAAAAATTGAAGTATTAAATGACTCGGAATGTGATGGTGAAGTACCAGAAAGTGAAAGTTCTTGTGAATTACGACCTTGCGCTGGTCTTGATTGGGTTACATCTGAATGGAGTGGT TGTGACGATAAATGTGGTTTAACACAAGAAACACGTACGGCTCACTGTGCGACAAATGATGGCACAACTTATCCCAGTGATAAATGCGATGCAAATAACAAGCCAGAATTGACGCGTACCTGTGAAAAATCAAAAGGTTGCGAGTATCAGTGGTATGCAGCTCAGTGGAGCGAATGTTCTGCAAAATGTGGAAGTGGTGTACAAACACGCAAGGTCTTTTGTGCATCCTTCGAAGAcgatttaacattaaaaaaggTAGAGAATGAAAAATGCAAGGTTGAACAACGATACAATGATACACAAGAATGTGAAGCTGATGTTGCTGAATGTAAAGGTGAATGGTTTGCTGGACCATGGAGTAAATGCTCTAAACTATGTGGTGGTGGTGACATGACAAGAAAAGTTATTTGTATGAAAGATAACATGACAGTACCTACAAGTAACTGTGATGCTGACACAATCATGTTTGGTTCTGAGGAATGTAACAAACATCCTTGTAGTGAGGATGACGTTATTCCTGTTGAAGTTGGTAAACCTGATATTCCAAGTGACAAAGAAGATGATTGCTTAGAGTATGAAGATGAAGACTTTGTAACTTTTGCATCTAGCTTAGGCACAGATGGAAGTGAATTAGCCGAAGGTATTAGCTCTTTGTCACCATTTGAAACTACAGCGTTTTTCATGGACAATACAATGATGAGTGATGCAGCTGTTCGCGGTGACACACCTCCCGtagaattagaaaataattctGGAAGTGGTGGTTTAGAAGATTCCACTGCgtatgatgatttattatcatcaattactGGCCTTATTGAAGGTAGTGGATCATCAACGGATAACACAATGACTGAGACTACTGATAATTCAGTAAGTCAtgaaacaacaaatttaaatgaatccACTAGCCCATCTGAATCAACAGAAAGTAGTGCTTCAACAGAAAAATCAGATTCAACAGAAAGTTCTGCTTCAACAGAAAAATCGGAATCAACTGAAACTTCTGGTTCAACCGTAACTTCAGATTCAACAGAGTCTTCTGTTTCATCAGAAACTTCAGATTCAACAGAGTCTTCTGTTTCAACAGAATCATCAAAATCATCTGATGTGTCACAAGATACTACAGTATCTATAAGCTCTACGGAATCTTCAACAGATCAGTCTTCTTCTGGATCATCAGAATCCACTGAAAATACTTCTACATTCTCAAGCACTGAAGTTTCAGAAACTGCGTCCACTGATTCTTCTACAAGTAGTAGTACAAGTAGTGAAACAACATCAGAATCTTTAGATTCTTCTTCACCAATAACATCATCAAGTGAAACACCATCTACTGACACGACAATCACTGAAAGCACAATCTCCACATCAGAATCAACTGAAACTACAATTATTTCTTCTACTGATACATCAACAACTGAGACAGGAAGCACTGAAACTTCATCTACTGTTACATCAGTGACTGAAGATGGTAGTTCAACTACTATGGTTAGTGAAACCTCGACTGATGTAGGGTCAACAACTTTGTTTAGTATATCAACAAGTGATGAAAATTCTTCTACAGTCCAAGATACAACGACTCAAGAAATAAGCACAGAACAGACTACAGCAGAAGCAACATCATTGTCATCAGTCAGCTCTTCAGAGGAATCGAGtacaaatgaaatttctaCAAGTGAAATAAGTAGTACAGATATTTCTAGTACAATTGGTGCAACATCTGAATTACCAGCAACTTCTGATTCAAGTACTAGTGTATCATCTGAAGAATCAACAGTATCTGGTGCTACAACAGAAACTGGTTTGACAACTGAATCTGGTATGACAACAGAAACTGGAATGACAAGTGAATCTGGTATGACAACAGAAACTGGCTCGACAACAGAAAATGGCTCAACAACAGAATCAGATGCAATGACTGAAGTATCAACAGTTGACATGTCAACTGGATCAACGGAAACTGCTGAAACAGGAATGTCTACTGAAAGTATCACAACTGATGTGTCAACCATTTCAAGTTCAACCAGTGAAGACGAAGATAACACTGACAAATCATCTATTTTCGACTTATTTACAACAGTTAGTTCAGTAGATCAAGCActtaaaaaagaacaaaaaatgcGAAAATGCAAAGTTCGAAAAGCCAAAAAATCATGTTTATCATCCGAGTTTAACTGCTGCTACGATGGAATAACTCCAGCTCAAGGACCTTTCGGCAAGGGTTGTCCCACTCCTGAAACTTGTGCTGAAACTCAATATGGATGCTGTCCAGACGGTGTTTCCGTGCCAACTGGACCTAAAAATGAAGGTTGTCCATCTCAATTATGTGCGGAAACTCTCTTTGGTTGTTGTCAAGATGGTACTACTCCCGCAGAAGGCAATGACTTTGAAGGCTGTAAAAAACCATGTAATGAAACTGAATGTGGATGTTGTCCTGACAAAGAAACACCAGCTATTAATGCAAATGGTTGTTGTGATGTTTCTAAAGACAGTTGTTGTCCTGGTGTAACTAAAAATGCAACAGTAATTAATGAAGAAGGCAGTGGAGAAGACTCTACAGATGAAGCATGGACAGAAGTTACAAATGAatatgaaacaacaacaatgactGGCATTGAAGAAGACTGCGCAAATACTACACATGGATGTTGTCCAGATGGTCATAAAGCTGCTACTGGTAAAAACTTTGAAGGATGTGGAGTTATTAATACAGACAACTGTACAGCTTCATACTTTGGCTGTTGTCCTGATAATACCACAGCTGCTCTTGGAAGCAACAAAGAAGGATGTCATGGCGATTGTATTTCATCACCACATGGCTGTTGCCAGGATAAATTTACACCGGCTCATGGTCCAAACGGTGAGGGTTGTTGTCTAACATATCCTCATGGATGTTGTCCAGACAATATACTTCCAGCTCGAGGACCCGAGTTCTATGGTTGTGGCTGTGAATATACTAGATTTGGTTGTTGTCCTGATAATTCAACAGCAGCTAGAGGACCTGAAAATGAAGGCTGTGGATGTAAATATACAACTCATGGATGCTGCCCTAACCGTTTCACCCCAGCAAATGGACCAAACTTTGAGGGATGTCCTTGTTATACTTATCAATTTGGTTGTTGTCCAGATGGAGTGACAATAGCTAAAGGACCACATAGCCAAGGCTGTGGATGTGAAAACACAGAATTTAAATGTTGTTCAGATGGAAGAACACCAGCAACAGGACCAAACTTTGCTGGATGCAACTGTGATGCATCTAAATATGGATGTTGTCTTGATGGTATTGAAGAAGCTCAAAGTGATAACTTTGATGGATGTTTGGCAGTTCCAACAAATCCTGGTGCAGCTTGTGCTCTTACAACAGACAGAGGATCATGTCGAAATTTCACAGTTCAGTGGTTTTACGATACTGAATATGGTGGATGTTCAAGATTTTGGTATGGTGGCTGTGAAGGAAATGATAATCGTTTTAAATCTCAAGAAGAATGCAAGGAAATTTGTGTTGAACCTAAAGGACGTGATGCATGCTATTTGCCAAAAAGCACTGGACCATGTGAAGGATATAATCCTACTTGGTATTATGATAGTGACAGAAAACAATGtggacaatttatttatggtGGTTGTCTTGGAAAtgcaaacaaatttaaaactagAGATGAATGTGAACAACTTTGTACAGTATCTGATAATGTTGATCCTTgtgaacaagaaaaagaaagtgGTCCATGTCAAGGTAATTTCACACGatggtattttaataaagaCAGTAAACACTGTGAACAATTCCGTTATGGTGGTTGCAAGggtaataacaacaatttctTAACGGAATCTTCTTGTCATCAAAAATGTCTTCAGCCTGGTCATAGTCGAG ATTCTTGTTCATTACCTCGGGCTGAGGGTAATTGCACAGAGAAGAAATCAAAATGGTACTACGATCAATCGGAGAACCGTTGCATGCCGTTTTATTACACTGGATGTGGTGGAAATAGCAATAATTTTGAATCTAGAGAAGCATGTGAGACTGATTGTCCACCTAAAATTG aacaAGACACTTGTCTTCTTCCTGCTCTTTTGGGTGAATGTCATAATTATACTCAACGCTGGTATTACGATTCATACGAACAACGTTGTCGACAATTTTATTATGGAGGTTGTAATGGAAATGGCAATAATTTTGTCAATGAAGAAGATTGCCTACAACGCTGTTCATCTCCATCGGTTCCTGCACCACGACCTACTCAAGAATTCTCTCCTg CAATGTGTTTCTTACCTGATGAACGTGGACCTTGCAATGAAGAACAAACTAAATGGTTTTATGACAGTAGAGAGGGTATTTGTAAACAGTTTACATATGGTGGTTGTGCAAgcaatggaaataaatttgagtCACGAGAAGAATGCGAGTACCGTTGTGATGAAGTCCAAG ATGTTTGTACTATGCCAAAGATTGTTGGACCTTGTAGTGGTTCAGTTGTCAGTTATTATTATGATCGAAGATCTGATACATGTGAAGAATTTGAATACAGTGGATGTTCTGGTAATAGAAATCGTTTTGAGGATCGTACCAGTTGTGaaagtaaatgtaaaaaacatttatcacCACCACAAGTACAAGCAACTGAATCACCTCATATTGTACAAGTTGTACCAAGCAGTCCAATTTGTTCAGCTCCAGCTGATGCTGGTCCTTGTAATAATGAAGTTACAGcttattattatgattcaaGGGCTAGCAAGTGTCAAGCATTTATATATGGTGGCTGTGAAGGTAATGCCAACAGATTCCAGACAGAAGAACAGTGTGAACGTCTTTGTGGTATTTTCCAAGGAAAAG ATGTTTGTAATCTCCCGGCGGAAGCTGGACCATGCAGAGGTGTATTCCCGAAATATTACTATGATAGAAATAGCCGTAGTTGTCGTCAATTTTTGTATGGTGGTTGTGATGGTAATGCTAATAGATTCAGTACGTTACCTGAATGTGAATCTGTTTGTATTCATCGTGAAGAGCCTGCACCAACTGGCAACAATACTGTTCTATCTCATTTag AAATCTGTCGTGAGTCAGTGGATATTGGAAGTTGTGAATCAGGAAGTTACAaaagattttatttcaatgaaaatcgACAAACTTGCATGGCATTTGTGTATACTGGTTGTGGTGGTAATAGAAACAGATTCAAGACTTTTGAGTCTTGCATGCATACTTGTTACAAAA caAGCAACGAGATTGATGTTAGTAGTAATACCGAAACAAAGGATAAATGTTCAGAGGCAAAAGATGAGTGTGATTTGATTCATTGTCCATATGGAAAAGAAGCTTTTGTTGATGATCAAGATTGTGAACGATGCAGATGTGTTGATCCATGTAGAAATATTCAATGTTCATCAGACAGTCGTTGTTCTATTGTACCAATTGCAACTGGTGATGGAACAACTGAGTATCAAGGTATTTGTCGATCAACAATGAAACCAGGAAATTGTCCAGTTGTATCAAACAGCACAAGATGTGAAGAAGAATGTAGAAGTGATGCTGATTGTTCGGAAGATAGAAAATGCTGTAATAATGGATGTGGTACTTCTTGTCTTGAACCAGCATCTACTGAAGTACCTGTTACATATCCACCTGTTCATAATGATACTGCTCCATCATATGGCGCTGAACcagcaacaattaaaaaaccagaaaATCCATTAGTTAGAGGAGAAGAAGGTGGATTCGTTACAATGCTTTGTATCGTAACAGGAAATCCAAGACCATCAATAATTTGGCAGAAAGATACTGAATTg ATAAACTCAGCAGAAAAAAGGCGAAGAATTCTTCCTGATGGATCACttcaaattatcaatttatacagTCACGATCGaggaatttatatttgtattgcaGACAATGGTCTTGCACAACCAGATAAATGCGAATATGAATTGGAAGTAACAG taCCTGTCGCTGTAAATGTAACTTCATCAGGAAATGAATATCCAGTTGGTagtgaaataaatattggaTGTAGTGTTGATGGTTATCCAATTCCAAAAGTACTATGGTACAAGGATGGTGATATAATACGTACAGATGGAAGAATAACAATATCTGAATCAAATAGACTTGTTATCACAAATGCCAGTTATAATGATActggaaaatataattgtgaagcgacaaatgaattttcatcTGCTTCTGATacaattgatattaatgttgctg gtATTTACATTCATCCAGACTGTCAAGACAATTCATTCTTTGCAAAATgtgatttaattgtaaaagCAAAATATTGTCAACATAAATATTACGCCAAATTTTGTTGTAGATCATGTACTGAAGCACGTCAGCTTCCTGTTAGCggtaatcatttaaaataa